The Cellulophaga sp. L1A9 genome window below encodes:
- a CDS encoding PUR family DNA/RNA-binding protein, with translation MGEKELMDQEEIFSKVLRAGRRTYFFDVRSTKAGDYYLTVTESKKFTHDDGSFHYKKHKIYLYKEDFSAFKNNLDEMMSYIIEEKGSEVISERHQKDFKREEDVLVENNVTDTAKDSFTDISFDDI, from the coding sequence ATGGGGGAAAAAGAATTGATGGATCAGGAGGAAATATTCTCCAAGGTTTTAAGAGCAGGAAGAAGGACTTATTTTTTTGACGTAAGAAGCACAAAAGCAGGTGATTATTACCTTACTGTTACTGAGAGTAAAAAATTTACTCATGACGATGGATCATTCCACTACAAAAAGCATAAAATTTATCTTTACAAAGAAGATTTTTCAGCTTTTAAGAACAATCTAGATGAAATGATGAGTTATATTATTGAAGAGAAAGGCTCTGAAGTAATTTCTGAGCGTCATCAAAAAGATTTCAAGAGAGAGGAAGATGTTTTGGTTGAAAATAATGTAACAGACACAGCTAAAGATAGCTTTACTGACATTAGCTTTGATGATATCTAA
- a CDS encoding M14 family metallopeptidase, whose product MKKFIFLTLILLSVTLKSQEKVTLDYYLPANITYNENIPTPQSIIGHEVGEWHITHDKLVYYMQALAASSDRITIENRGETFEGRPILLLTITSPKNHLNITQIQKDHLALTNNSGSNQTITELPVVVYQGFSIHGNEPSGSNAALAYAYYLAAAEGEEIEKLLDHTVVLLDPSFNPDGLQRFAYWANTNKSANLNPDSNDREYHEIWPGGRTNHYWFDMNRDWLPVQLPESRARIASFHKWMPNILTDHHEMGTNSTFFFQPGEPNRVHPLTPKINQELTTEIATFHSKALDNIGSLYYSEEDYDDYYYGKGSTFPDVNGGIGILFEQASSRGHIQESDNGILTFPFTIRNQFTTALSTVEAAQNMRVKLLQYQQQFFKDALAESAKNKTKTIVFGDSKDAAKSWHLAEILQRQKIKFHQLNTDAVIGGKSFKKENSYVVPINQRNSRLIQAMFEKRTTFTDSLFYDISAWTFPLAFNLDYSEVNSSNYLGEEITALPPLKGSIGNQSNYAYVFEWNEYYTPKALNKILNKGIRAKVGENPFTVEGKNYDYGTILIPVQNQKLNPKELHVFLAEVAQESAINIVSVGTGHTTGIDLGSGAFQALEKQEVAIIVGNGITSYDAGEIWHLFDQRYDIKLTKLDTDYFSRADLSRYTAIIMPNSYRGLDKSSTEKLKTWVRNGGTVIGYRGTTEWLAKNEFIDLKFKKDTLVAKDITYEQKQRFSGAQVTGGAIFETKIDRSHPITFGYKNDKLPIFRNTNIYIKPNKSSYNNPIQYTNAPLLSGYISEEKLKLLKNSVPFQAQRLGRGKVIVFTDNTNFRAFWYGTNKLLMNAIFFSEML is encoded by the coding sequence ATGAAAAAATTCATCTTCCTTACCCTTATCCTTTTATCCGTTACGTTAAAATCTCAAGAAAAAGTTACCCTCGACTATTACCTACCTGCCAACATCACCTATAATGAAAACATACCTACTCCCCAATCTATTATTGGTCATGAAGTAGGAGAATGGCATATCACACATGACAAGCTGGTGTATTATATGCAAGCCTTAGCGGCTTCTAGTGATCGCATAACTATTGAAAATCGCGGAGAAACATTTGAAGGCAGACCTATACTCCTACTCACCATTACTTCTCCTAAAAACCACCTGAATATAACACAAATTCAGAAAGACCATTTAGCGCTTACAAACAACAGCGGTTCAAATCAAACTATAACTGAGCTTCCTGTTGTAGTATACCAAGGTTTTTCTATTCATGGTAATGAACCCAGCGGTTCTAATGCAGCACTGGCCTATGCGTATTATTTGGCTGCTGCTGAAGGTGAAGAAATTGAAAAGTTATTAGACCACACCGTTGTACTATTGGATCCATCTTTTAATCCAGATGGCCTGCAACGTTTTGCTTATTGGGCCAATACCAATAAGAGCGCTAATTTAAATCCAGACAGTAATGATCGTGAATATCATGAAATTTGGCCTGGAGGAAGAACGAACCATTATTGGTTTGACATGAATCGTGACTGGCTGCCTGTACAATTGCCTGAAAGCAGAGCAAGAATAGCAAGCTTTCATAAATGGATGCCCAATATTTTAACAGACCATCATGAAATGGGCACGAACTCTACATTCTTTTTTCAACCAGGAGAACCTAATAGAGTGCATCCATTAACGCCAAAAATTAATCAAGAATTGACGACTGAAATTGCTACTTTTCATAGCAAAGCCTTAGACAATATTGGTTCTCTATACTATTCTGAAGAAGATTATGACGATTATTATTATGGTAAAGGCTCTACTTTTCCTGATGTTAATGGAGGTATAGGAATTTTATTTGAACAAGCTAGTTCTCGTGGCCATATTCAAGAAAGTGATAATGGTATTCTAACCTTCCCTTTCACTATTCGCAACCAGTTTACAACGGCACTTTCTACGGTTGAAGCTGCACAGAACATGCGTGTTAAATTATTACAATACCAGCAGCAATTTTTTAAAGATGCCTTGGCTGAAAGCGCAAAAAACAAAACAAAAACTATTGTTTTCGGAGATAGTAAAGATGCTGCTAAATCTTGGCATTTGGCAGAAATTTTACAGCGTCAAAAAATTAAATTCCATCAATTGAATACTGATGCCGTTATTGGCGGAAAATCATTTAAAAAAGAAAATAGCTACGTTGTTCCCATAAATCAAAGAAATAGCCGCTTAATACAAGCTATGTTCGAAAAGCGAACTACATTTACAGATAGTCTTTTTTACGACATTTCTGCATGGACATTCCCACTTGCATTCAATTTAGATTATTCAGAAGTAAATTCCTCTAATTATTTAGGCGAAGAAATAACAGCATTACCCCCTTTAAAAGGTAGTATCGGCAATCAGTCTAATTATGCCTATGTTTTTGAATGGAATGAATACTACACGCCTAAAGCTTTAAATAAAATTTTAAATAAAGGGATTCGTGCTAAAGTAGGAGAAAACCCATTTACCGTAGAAGGCAAGAATTATGACTATGGCACTATTTTAATTCCGGTACAAAATCAGAAATTAAATCCTAAAGAATTACATGTTTTTTTAGCTGAAGTAGCTCAAGAGAGCGCTATAAACATTGTTTCTGTAGGAACTGGTCATACCACTGGTATTGACTTAGGAAGTGGCGCATTTCAAGCCCTAGAAAAACAAGAAGTTGCTATTATTGTTGGTAACGGAATTACTTCCTATGACGCCGGAGAGATTTGGCATTTATTTGATCAGCGCTACGATATTAAACTTACCAAGCTAGACACTGATTATTTTAGTAGAGCAGACTTAAGTCGTTATACGGCTATAATAATGCCTAATTCATACAGAGGTCTAGATAAATCTTCCACTGAAAAATTAAAAACTTGGGTCAGAAACGGCGGAACAGTAATTGGCTATAGAGGCACTACAGAATGGTTGGCTAAAAATGAGTTTATCGACTTAAAATTTAAGAAAGACACCTTAGTCGCTAAAGATATTACCTATGAGCAAAAGCAGCGATTTTCTGGCGCTCAAGTAACTGGAGGTGCAATTTTCGAAACTAAGATAGACCGGTCTCACCCAATAACTTTTGGATATAAAAATGATAAATTGCCGATTTTTAGAAATACCAATATCTACATTAAGCCTAATAAAAGCAGTTACAATAACCCTATTCAATACACCAACGCTCCTTTATTAAGTGGTTACATTTCTGAGGAGAAGTTAAAACTACTTAAAAATAGTGTGCCATTTCAAGCACAGCGTTTAGGTCGTGGAAAGGTAATTGTATTTACAGATAACACCAATTTTAGAGCCTTCTGGTACGGAACCAATAAGCTACTAATGAACGCTATTTTCTTTAGCGAAATGTTATAA